From the Natronoarchaeum philippinense genome, the window CGAGTTGCTCGACGAGATCTCTTTCGAGACCGAGCCGGCCGACCGCGCCGAGATCGTCAGCATGGGCGAGCGCACGAGCGTCCGGATGCTCAAGGCGGCGCTGGCGGCCCGCGGCGTCGACGCGATGTTTCTCGAACCCGGCAGCGACCTCTGGCCGGTGCTGACCGACGCCGACGGCGAGGTCGATGTCGAGGCCAGCCGCGAGCGCGCGCTCGAAGTCGCCGATCAGATGGACGGCGTCGTCCCAGTCATCACCGGGTTCCTCGCAGAAGCCCACGACGGCAGCGTCACCACGCTCGGTCGGGGCGGCAGCGACACCACCGCCGTCATGCTCGGCCAGTACATGAAGGCCGACGAGGTCGTGATCGTCACCGACGTGGAGGGCGTCATGACCGGCGACCCCCGCGTCGTCGAGGGCGCGCGCAACGTCGGCGAGATCACTGTCGACGAGCTGCGCAATCTCTCGTTCCGCGGCGCCGAGGTCGTCGCGCCCTCCGCGCTGGCGTACAAGAGCGGGAACATGTCCGTCCGCGTCGTCCACTACCAGCACGGCGACCTGCTGACCGGCGGCACGCAGATCGAGGGGCAGTTCTCCAGCCTCGTCGACATGCGCGATCAGCCGCTTGCCTGCATGACCGTCGCCGGCCGCGCGATCCGCAACAGTCCGGGCGTCCTCCAAGAGCTGACGACCGCGCTGGGCGAAGCCGAGATCAACGTCGATGCCGTCGCCTCGGGGATGGACTCGGTCACGTTCTACATCGACGAGTCGGAAGCCGAAGACGCCGAGGCGGTGCTCCACCGCGAAGTCGTCGATCAGGAACCGCTCTCCAGCGTGACGGTCGACGACGGGGTCGCCGTCATCCGGATCACCGGCGGCGAACTCCCGAACCAGCCGGGCGTTCTCTCCGAGATCGTCGATCCGCTCACCGCCGCCGAGATCAACATGCTCGACGTGATCACCAGCGCGACCAGCGTCGCCGTCTTCGTCGAGTGGGACGACCGCGAGGCCGCACTGGAAATTCTGCAGAACCGGTTCTGAATCGGCTGTAGCCGCTCTTTGCTACGCTTCTGTCAGCGTCCCATTTTAAGTCGAGAGCCGATCTTCTCGGGTAGCCCAGCGTCCTCGACGGCCGCTCTGACGGCGTCGATGTCGTACTCGACCCGGTGTGTCTCGACGGTGAGCGCGTCCAGATCGACGACCGCGTAGGCCGCTTTCGGGTCCCGATCCCGCGGCTGGCCGACGCTCCCGGGATTGACGACGATGCCGTCGCCGTAGCGCTCGACGTGCTGGACGTGGGTGTGGCCCAGCACTAACACGTCCTCGTCGCCGAGCATTCGCGGGCTGAACTCCTCGGGGTAGGTGTACCGGTCCGGATCGTCGGGATGGCCGTGAACCAGTTTCACTCGCCCGTCGAACTCGGTGCGCTCGTCGGGAAGCTCGGCGAGCCACGCCAGTTGCTCGTCGTCGAGTTCTTCTTCCGCGTGCTCGACGCCCGCGGCGGCCATCCCGTTGAACCGAAACGTCGTCTCGTTGGCGACCGCCCGATCGTGGTTCCCCATCACGGTCGGCACCTCGTCGACCGGCAGGTCGTCCCGCCCGACGGCATCGTACAGCGGGGTCGGGTCGATCATGGCGTCGACGCAGTCGCCCGGCCACGGGTTGTACCCCACCACGTCGCCGGCACAGGCCAGCGCGTCGACGGCCGGCATGTCGGCGAGCACGGCTTCGAGCGCGACGCGGTTCCCGTGAATGTCAGAGAGCAGTCCAACCTGCATGTCTGATACGACGCGCTCGTCGCCCTTCATCGTTCCCCGGAATTGTGAGAAAACCCCCCGTTTCTACTCGCCGTTTTCGATCGCCAGTCGAACGTCTTCGTCGGTGCGCTCGACGCCCGCCGCACAGACCGCGTGCTCGAAGTCGAGATCGAGCGCCGCTGCCGCCGCTGCTGGGGCGTCGTCGGCGTCGAACGCGAACGATTCGGGGCTGTCCTTCTCGTAGGTCGCCACGAGCGTCGGCTCGTCGACCTGTTCGACCAACAGAGCGTCCTTCCGGACGGTTCCGATGTAGCTCTCCTCGCCGACGACACCGTCAGAGCTGCGCTCTGACGAGCCCTCACTCGCTCCGCTCGCGAGGACGCCCGCGATCCGTGGCGTGTCGTAGTCGTCCTTCTCGTAGTCCAGCGCCAGCAGGCTCTCGGCCAGCGCGTCGCGGGCGGGGTAACCCAGCTCCAGCTTCTCGGTGATCGGGTCGACGTGCGAGCCGTTGCCCACGACGACCTGATCGTCGGCCGTCCGCACGCAGTTGTAGGAGACGTAGGGGTTGTCGGTCTCTGCGGCCTCCTCGGTCGGGACGACTGTCAGCGCGCCGTCGCGCTCGATGATCTTCCGGTTGGGGAACGACCGGGACGACACTCGGTAGGCGGCCACTGACGGTCCGATGATCACGAAGCGTCCGACGTACATACACGACAGTGCATAGTTCGCGGTAAAGTAGGTGTCGAAATGTGCACGCGCGTCGAAGACGCGGCGCCAACGGCGTCCCGCCGAACGTTCAACTGCGATCGGGCGGCGACGACCGACGTGACGACCGAACGCGAGTGTCTCGACGCGCTCCGGGAGGCCGCCGATCGGCTCGGCGAGTCGCCCTCGAAAGCCCAGTACGAACGGCTCGACGTGACGCCGTCCTCGTCGACGATCTTGCGCCATCTTGGCGGGTGGAACGAGGCCAAGGAGCGGGCCGGGCTGGAAACCGCCAGCTCGCGCGGTCCCCGTCTCGACCCGAAGCCGGACGACGTGGAGTTGCCTGACGGCGTCGAGTGGTCCGAGCTGTCGGCCGACCAGCGGTGGCACTACCGGCACGTGGAGTGGAACACCGAGCGTTCCCTACGTCGACGCGACGCCCATCGGCTGTGGGCGAATCGTCTCCAGCGCGAGCGCGGTGGTTGCGCTCGCTGTGACGAAGACGATCCGGCGTGTCTCGATTTCCACCACGTCGACGAGACCGACAAGGAGATGGCCGTCGGCAAGATGATCACCTACGGCTACGGCAAGGACAAACTCAGAGAAGAAATCGAAAAGTGCGTCGTGCTCTGCGCGAACTGCCATCGCAAGGAGCACTATCAACTTCCGACCAGATCGGGTCGAACTACCCCGGACGACACTGATCGGCAACGCGACGACACTGGAGTGTAGTGTGTATCTCTCGTTGCCTGTCCGGTTCGATCTGGCAGTCGAGTTCGAAACGCTCAAATACGGACACGGAGTACAGGTGAGTGAAGCGTCGGTAACGCGGACACTGGCAAACGTGTCAAGTCCATTAGGGTAGTGGCCAATCCTGAAGCCTTCTGGGGGCTTCGACCCTGGTTCGAATCCAGGATGGACTACTTTTGCGACGAACTACATCGTGAGTCGTAACTACGTCGACGAGTGGATTCGAACCCTGCGAGTCGCAGCGCGAACCTAGTGAGCGACCGTCTCGCTTCGGTCGAATCCAGGATGGACTACTTTTGCGACGAACTACATCGTGAGTCGCTTCTTTTGTTGATGACTGAATGCGACCCCGACAAGCAACTTTGGTGTCGCCCCAAACGCCTCAGGCCGGAATAGCGGCCGCGATCGTGCCGATCGTCGACTCCCAGACCGACACGTCGAAGGCGACTTTCATCACGAAGTCCGCGGCGAAAAACGCAAACAGCGCGGCCCCGACGAAGTGCGCCTTACGGAGATCGAACCGGTGGGAAAAGCGGTGGAACACGTAGGCGTTGAGCAGGCTGATCGGGATGATAGCGAGCATCTCGCCGGCCCAGATCGCCGTCGGCGCACTCGGGTACTGGGTGGCCAGCGTGATCGTGACCAGTTGGGTCTTGTCCCCGAACTCGCCGAAGGCCATCATCGCAAAGATGGGGAGAAAGCCGCCGAGCACGTTCGGAACCGTCCAGCCGAGGACCGGGACGCGTACGTCTAACTCGCCGCCGTCGGTGAGCGTGCTGGTCGCCGCGGCATCGTCGGCATCCTCCTCGGGTGCCGTCCGGACGAGCATGACCGCGAAGGCCGCGAACATCACCGCTGTCAGGGCGTCGATGTAGATTCCTGGGACCGCTCCGGTTATCGCGCCGCCGAGCCAGACCTCCAGCGCGGTCCAGCCCGCGAATGCGGATCCGGCGGCGGCGACGACCAACAGCGGGTGATACCGCGTCGAGAGACCGGCGATGATGAACTGGACCTTCTCGCCGGGCAGCACCGCCAGTTGGGCGACGAAGGCGACGGCGAGCACCTGCAGCCACGCGGCGTCGCTCACGAGAATCTCACCCCTCGCGAGCGAGCGTCCCGAGCGATCGAGTCGACTTCGAGGCCGACAGAAGAGAGGCACGACTGCTCCATAGGAGTCGTTCGTTGCTCGTGAATTAGACGTGGCTAAACTTAGGCCTTCTGACCTCGAAAGACACGGCTCGGACCGGAACGTACCGGTCCTTCGTGCTCACTCCCCCGTGTTTTGCGCTGTGACGTACTCGTCCAGCCGATCGACGATGGCATCGACGAACGCCTCGTCGTTGATGTCGGCCTCGACCTCGATCAGTTCGACGTGGTCGTCGAGGCTCTCGCGGAGCGCGTCGAACAGCGCCGCGTCGGCTTCCGGATCGTAGAAGTCCTCGCCCTCGACGCTGAGCATCGAGACGCCGTTCAGGGGGAGCGCGAGCGCCGTCGGCCCGGTCGCGGCGTTGAGTTTCTCGGCGATGATCTCGCCGAGCTCGGCGCATTCGGCGGGCGTCGTGCGCATCAGCGTCACCTGCGGGTTGTGGACGTGGAGATTCCGATCGTGGAATTCTTCTGGCACCGAGTCCTCGGGCCCGAAGTTCACCATGTCGAGCGCGCCGACCGAGACGACCTGTGGCGTCCCGGTCTCGGCAGCGGCGTCGAGACGCTCTGGCCCCGCCGACAGGACGCCGCCGACGAGTTCGTCGGCCCACTCGGTCGTCGTCACGTCCAGCACCGCGTCGATGACGCCCTGCTCGACCAAGTTCTCCATCGCCTGCCCGCCGGTCCCCGTGGCGTGGAACACGATCGTCTCGTAGCCACGGTCTTCGAGGCGCTCGCGGGCCGCCTGCACGCCCGGCGTCGTGACGCCGAACATCGTGATGCCGACGGTCGGCTTCTCCTCGGTCTCGATCTCCGGTTCGTTTGCGACCATCCCGACGATCGCCAGCGCCGCGTTCGAGATGATCCGTCGGGTGAGCTGGTTCAGCCCCTCCACGTCGGCCACGGAGTACATCATCGTCACGTCGCGGGCCTCGACGTAGGGCTCGATGTCTCCGGATGCCATCGTCGAGACCATCAGCTTCGGGACGCCGTAGGGCAGCGCGCGCATCGCTGCGGTGGCGATCGAGGTGTTACCCGAGCCGCCGAGACCGAGCACGCCGTCGAGGACGCCCTCGTCGTGGAGTTCTTGGGCGACTGCCGCCGCGCCCTCGCCCATCGCCGCGGTCGCCTCCCCGCGGTCGGCGTCCTCGCGCAGCGTTTCGAGGTCGGTGCCGGCTGCCGCGGCGACCTCGGCGGCGCTCGTGTCCGGCTCGAACTCCGGCTCGCCCATCACGCCGGCGTCGACGACGTGCACGTCGAGGCCCTGTTCTTCGAGCACGTCCCGGGCGAAGCCGATCTCCTCGCTTTTGGTGTCGAGCGTCCCGACGATCACGACGCTCACGGTCGGTCACCCCCGCCCTCGGCTTCGCTGCCCACCGACTCCCCGCCGTCCGTTTCCCGGCGGTTCCGCGCCGGCAACTCTCCCGGCGGAACGATCTCGCAGTCCGGCAGGTCCCGAAGCACGTCCTCGGGGCCGGGCGGCGCGTACACCGCCAGCAGGACGAGCGTCTCCCAGCCCGTGTTGACCGTGCCGTGCTCGACGCCCTCGGGGACGAACACCAGTTCGCCCGCCTCGATCTCGCGCGTCTCGTCGCCCAGTTCCTGCTCGCCCGACCCGCTGATGACGTAGAGAATCTCGTCGCTGTCGGGGTGGGTGTGCCGTTCGTGGCCTTTGCCGGGTTCGAGCCGAACGACGCCGGCGCTGAATCGCTCGCCGTCGGTCACCTCGGGCGTGCTCAGCCACTTCAGGACGCCCCAGTCGAACACCTGACTCTCTACGTCTTCCGGCGCGACGAAGCGCCCGGAGTCGGTCTCGCTCATTCGAGATCGATCTCCTTGAACTCGCGGGCCTGATTCTCGATCGCGTCCTCGGTCGGCAGGCGCTCGATGCTGGAGGCGCCGAAGAAGCCCACCACGCCCTCCGTGTTCTGGAGGACGTGCCGGGCGTCGTCGGGCCACGCGATCGGCCCGCCGTGACAGATCACTATGACGTCCTCGTTCACCTCCTTCGCGGCGTCGTGGTGGGCCTGCACCCGCTCGGCGGCGTCGTCGAGGTCGAGTGCAGTCTCGGCGCCGATGTCGCCCGAGGTCGTCAGCCCCATGTGCGAGACGATCACGTCGGCGCCGGCCTCGGCCATCGCTCTGGCGTCGTCCTCGCTGAAGACGTACGGGCAGGTGAGCATCCCCTGCTCGCTGGCCTCCCGGATCATCTCGACTTCGGCGTCGTAGCCCATTCCGGTCTCCTCTAAGTTCTGCCGGAACTGGCTGTCCTCGTCGATCAACCCCACTGTCGGGAAGTTCTGCACGCCGGAAAAGCCGCGGCGTCGAAGATCCTCGATGAACACCGCCATGTCCCGGAACGGGTCGGTGCCGTTGACCCCCGCGAGCACGGGCGTGTCCTCGACGACCGGGAGCACCTCGTGGCCCATCTCCACGACGATCTCGTTGGCGTCACCGTAGGGCAACAGCCCCGCGAGCGATCCGCGCCCGTTCATCCGGTAGCGCCCGGAGTTGTAGATGATCAGCAGGTCGACGCCGCCGCGCTCGGCGAACTTCGCCGAGATGCCGGTTCCCGCACCCGCGCCGACGATCGGGTCGCCGTCTTCGACCGATTCCTCCAGTCGCGTGAGTGATTCCTCTCGTGTGAACTTCATGCGACGTGTGATATGGCAACACTCCTACGTATGTACGTGAGGGGTGGGCAGTCGAGAGGGTGGCCCGACACCGGCGTTCAGCGCACGGACGAACTCGACGCCCGCCCGAGTAGGTACACCGCGAGACCGCCGAGCAGCAGATCGAGCGCCAGCAGGACGGCCAGCCCAGGAACCAGCGTGTCCCAGATACCGCCGAACCGAGTCACTTCGATCACCGTCATCACGTCCCGATCGAGCATGATCGCCCGTGCGGCGTCGACGCCGTAGGTCACCGGGTTGTACGTCGCGACGAGCTGGATCCAATCCGGGAGCGAGTCGAGCGGGAGGAAGGCGCTGGAGACGAACAAAAGCGGAAACTGCAGCAGGTTCGCGCCGATGATCGTCGACTCTTGATCCTTCGTGACGACGGCAAGCGCGTTCGACAGCGAGACGAACCACAGCGAAAAGAGGACGCCGACGGCCATGATGCCGAGCGCCCCCGCAATGCCGGTCGCGATTTCGGCGCCCAGAAGCGTTCCCAGTCCGAGAATGATCCCGATCTGGACGGCGATGCGGAGCACCTCGGCGGCGGTCTTGCCGAGGAACACGGCGGTCCGGTTCATCGGCGTCGCCAGCACCTTCTCGAACATCCCGCTCTCGATGTCGTTGACCAGCCCGACGCCCGATGTCGCGGCCGCCGCGAGCGCGACTTGGATCGCGATTGCCGGCACGAGGTACGTCTCGTAGGTGATCGACGCCCCGCCCCGGCCGATCGCCTGCGTCGCGACGCCGCCGAACACCTGCGTGAACAGGATCAGAAAGATGATCGGCTGGACCAGCGAGACGACCAGCACGAACGGGTTGCGGACCGCTTTCAGGTTCCAGCGCTTGAAGTTCGTCCACGCGTCACCCAGAAACGAGTTGCCCGAGCGCGCGATCGGCGCCGGCGTCGCCGCCTCGACGCTGCTTTCGGGCTGTGTTCCCCCGTCCGTCCTGCTGTCGGCGTCGCTCATTCGTCGCTCACCTCGCCTGCGACCGGGTCGTCGGGAGCGGTTGCGGCCGCCGCGTCCTCGCCCTCGCCAGTTGTCTCCCCGGTAATCGCGAGGAACACGTCGTCGAGCGTCGGCGCCCGGACGTTGAATCCCGTGACGCCGATGCCTGCGTCCCGCAGCGCGACCAGCACGTCCGTCCCGCGCGAGCGGGCCTGCCGCGACGTGATCTGCAGCCCCTCCTCGGTCGGGTCGATCGTCGCGTCGGCGCCGAGCAGGTCGGCCTCGCGGACGACTGCAGCGGCCTCCTCTGCGTCGGCGGCGTCTTGACTATCGGCTAGCTCGATGTCGAGGATCTCGCCGCCGACGCGGCGCTTGAGTTCGGCCGGCTCGCCCGTCGCCACGATCTCGCCATCGGCGATCACGGCCAGCCGGTCGCAGAGCTGGTCGGCCTCTTCGAGGTACTGGGTCGTCAGGAAGATCGTCGTTCCCCGGTCGTTGATCGCCCGGAAGTACTCCCAGAGCTTGTTGCGTGCCTTCGGATCGAGCCCGGTCGTCGGCTCGTCGAGAAAGACCAGCGGCGGCTGGTGGACCAGCGCCGTCGCAACGTCGAGACGCTTTTTCATCCCGCCGGAGAAGTCTTCCGACCGCTTGTCGGCCACCTCCGCGAGGTCCACGAGATCGAGCAGTTCGTCGATCCTGTCCGCCCGCTCGCCCCGCGGGACGCCGTAGGCCTCGCAGGCGAACTTGAGATTTTCGCGGGCGGTGAGTTCCTCGTCGACGCTGGTCTCTTGGGCCATGTAGCCGATCGACTCGCGGATCGCTCGCGAGCTCTCGGCGGCGTCGAAGCCGTTGACCCGAACCCCGCCGCCGGTGGCGTCGAGCAGCGTCGCCAGCACCTTGATCGTCGTCGTCTTGCCGGCGCCGTTCGGCCCGAGGAAGCCGAAGAACTCGCCGCGCGGGATCGTCAGCGAGACGCTCCGAACGGCTTCGGTGCCGTCGGCGTAGGTCACCTGCAGGTCGTCCGCGTCGATCGCGGTCTCGATGTCGTCCCGGTCCGACGGCTGCTCGGCTGTCTCACGCATCAATCTGCTCTCCTCTAGCGGCGGGAGGCTCAAATAGCTTCGAGTCACGGCGGGACGCCGAACGCGCCGGCGTCGTAGGACGCCACGTCGGCCGGCGACTCCAGCACCACCACCTCGAAGGCCCACTCAGTGTCGGCGGCCAGATCGCTCGTCGATGCGAGGTACGTCCCAAGTTGGGTGCCGTCGGCGTCGTAAAAGCGCGTCCGAACCTCGACGTATCCGATCGGGCGCTGTCTCGTGTTGCGAACCCGGCCTCGCACTGTCAATCCCTTGTATCCGCCGGCCGCGACCGGCTCGTGGTCGAGCAGCTCCAGCCCGTCGACGCGCATCGCAGCCGAGTTCGGCGTCGTCGAGGCGAACGCCTGTTGGGTGCTCGCGGTCGATGCGTTGTCGAGGCTCCCGTTGCCCGTCAGATCGACGGCGGTTTGCGGGCCGTACGCCGTCGCGCCGCCGTCACTCAGACAGCCCGCCACGCCGGCCGTCCCGACGCCGACCAGCGCGAGCACCCGACGGCGCGACGGCCGACTCTGTGCGTCCATACGGTCGGTACGTCGACGGCGACAAAATGCGTTGGTTGCAGACTGGTTGCCGGTGCGGGCTGCTGCGGGCTGGCTGTGGATCGCTGCAGGCTGACTACGGCCCGTTGCAGGCTAAGTGCGGACCGCCTACTCCCCTTCGACGGCGACGTGAGACGCCCGATACCCCTCCTCGGTAGCGGTCACGTCGTCGACGGCCCGCAAGAGAATGTCTCGTTCTTGTTTGGTGCGCACCGGCACGTCGTAGTGGGTCGCCTCGTAGTCGAACGTGCCGCCGTCGGCCCGTTCGCGCTCGACGAACTCGCGGTGTGCGGCAAGTCGATCGCTCGCAACGCGCTCGGAGATCGTCGGCGCCGCGGCGACCCGCTCTTCGAAGGCGCTGGCGAACTCGGGTTCGATCTCGACGCCGACGGAGTTCCGGCCGGCGACCATCGCGGCCAGCGTCGTCGTGCCGGTCCCCCAGAACGGGTCGAGCACGGTGTCGCCGTACGCCGAGTACATGTTCACGAGCCGGTAGGGAATCTCGAAGGGATAGGCCGCCGATCGGTCCCGTAACTCCTCGCCTGCGAGCGCTTGGTGCTCGCCGCGAACGTCCTCCCACACGTCAGTGAACCAGCGGTTGCGCTCCTCCCAGAAGTACGCCGCCTCGTACCGGCGCTTTGCGCCGGGATCGAAGCTCCGGCTTTCGGCGCCGTTCCGGAACACGAGGATGTACTCGTGTTCGAGCGTGACGTAGGCGTTGGGCGGCACCATCCCCGACCCCATGAACTTCGCGGCGCTGTTGGCCGGCTTGCGCCAAAGCACGTCCGGCAGCGGCTCGAATCCGAGTTCCTCGAAGGCCTCGATCACTCGCGCGTGGTTCTGGTAGACGCGAAAACTCCCGTCTACGGTTCTGGTCGCGTCGCCGACGTTGATGCAGGCGATGCCCCCTTCGACCAGTACGCGCTCAATCTCGGTCCAGACGGCGTCGAGGGCCTCGTGCATCAACTCGTAGGCCTCGCGTCCGTCGCCCTCGTCGAGCGCCTCGCCGACGCTAGGCGATAGCTCCGCGAACAGTCCGTCCCACATCTCGATCATCGGGTAGGGCGGCGAGGTCACGACGAGCTCGACCGAATCGTCGTCGAGATCGCTCATCGACCGGGCGTCCCCGACCACGATCCGGTGGCGAGTCTCCATCGTCGTAGCGGTTCAGACCGAGGGGTGTAGAAACTGCCGGCTCCGGCGACAGACGCCGCGGCGGCGTCGGCATCATCCGACGCCCGCCCTCAGACTGACGATTCGACGTACTCGACCGCTCGCTCCGGCGTCTCGACGGCCTCGACGCCCGGCACGTCGTGCGTTCCGAGCCCGGCGACCGGCCGCCCCGTATCGAGCGCGTGGGCGATCTCCGAGAGCGTGCCCGTCGAGCCGTCGATTGCGATCGCGGCGTCGCCGTTGAGCACGACGAGCACGTTCCGGGCGTTGCCCAGCCCGGTGGCGATCGGCGTCGTGACGTACTCGTTCGCAACTCGCCGATCCTCGCCGGGGAGGATGCCGATGGTCTCACCCCCAACGTCACGGGCGCCCCGACAGGCCGCCTCCATCACGCCGGTTCGGCCGCCACAGACGACCGTGTGGCCCCGTTCCGCGAGCACTCGACCGACCTCGCGGGCCTGCTCGTACTCCGACTCGTCGACCGCTCCGCCGCCGACGACGCTGACGCGCATGCTCGTCCGGATTCGGGCCGACAGCACAAGCGTTTCGGGTGCAGCGCGGTCGCTCGGCGCGGCTGTGGCGTCACGCACGGGTTCGACGCTCAATCGTCGGCGTCCCGCTCGTACGCTCCTTGCTTCTCCAGTTCGCCGCGACGCCGAAGGACCGACGGCGTCCGACAGACGCCGGGTGCGCCGGTGACTTGCGGAACGGTGCAGTTGTTACAGCTCTCGCAGACGGCTCGCGTTTCGGCGTCCTCGTGAGCTTGCGAACGAGGGCTCGAAGAGTACTGTTCTTCGGCGTCCTCGTGAGCTTGCGAACGAGGGCTCGAAGCGCTGTGCGCTTCGGCGTCCAGCAGCCGCGCGGGAAGCCGCGGCTCGGCGTAGAACGGCCGGGCCATCCCGACCAGATCGCAGGCCGGCTCCTCGCCCGTCGCGCCGAGCAGGCGGTCCATTTGGCCGCGCTCGCGGACGCCGCCCTCCAGCATGACCGGCACGTCGACACGGCGGCGCACCCGCCGACAGAACGACTCGTTCCACGCCGGTTCGAACTCGAATCGACGCGCTTGCAGTCGATTGAGCGCCGCCACCGCGCGGGCCCGATAGCGACTGCCGAAGGCGTCGGCGTAGCCGTCGGCGAACTCCTCGCGCTCCCACGCGCGGCCGGGATACTCGCCGCGCACGATGCTCATGTCCCACGTCACGTTCGCGCGGACCGGCGCCACGGCGTCGTAGCCGTAGTCTGCGAGGTGTTCGGCAATCCAGACGCCGTCGTCGAGATCGAGATGCCGTTGCACCAGTCGCGGCGCCGCCGTTTCGGCTGGAACTTTCGTCAGCAGGGGTACGTCGCCCGCCCGGGCGCGAATCTCGTCGTGGACGAGTTCGAGAAACCGCACGCGCTCGCGCCGGGAGCCGCCGAACTCGTCGTCCCGCCGATTGTAAAACGGGGAGAGAAACTGCTGGACGACGCCCATGTTCGCGCCGGCGAGGTGGATCGCGTCGTAGCCCGCGTCGACCGCCCGGGCGGCGGCTTTGCCGAAGTCGGCAGCCAGCCCGTACACCTCGGCGGTGTCGAGCACGTGCGGGTCGAACGAGACCAGTCCGAGCCGGTCGAGCGCTCGGAGTTGCCACGGCGGACGCGAGACGGCCAACTGCTCTAGGCCGGAATGGGACTGTCGATAGCCGGCGTGCCAGACCTCCATGCTCCGCAGCCCGCCGTGTTCGAGCTGGATCGCTATCTTCGCTCCGTGGTCGTGGACCCGCTCTGTGAGCCGCGCTAACTGCTCGACGAACTCGGGATCGTGGACGCGCGTCATCCCCGGGGCCGCACACCCGCCCTCGCCTCGGACGATCGTTGCGCCCTGACAGAGCAGCCCCGCGCCAGAAGCGGCCGCCGGCTCCAAGTCCTCGATCAGCGCGTCGACGGCCTCGGGCCCGTTGCCCGCACACTCCAGCAGCGGCGCCCGGTAGAGCCGATTTTGGAGCGTCCGATCGCCGATCCCGACTGGGGCTTCGAGCCGTGCCATCGTCTCTCACTGCGTGCTATCGGCCCAAAAGCGTTTGTCGCGCCGGTACCCTTTTGTCGTCTATGCGCCGTCACCTTGCGATCGTCGCGGTCGTCGTCCTCGTCGCGCTGGCGGGCTGTAGCGGCGCGATGCCGGGCGACGACAGTTCGACGAGCGACGATCCGAACGACGCCGAGCAGGCACCGACGCTCGAAACAGTCGCGTACCCCGACGGCTACGCCCAGACCGGTCTCACCAACGCGAGCCAAGCGCTGGCGACCCACGACGCCGCGATCGCGGACGCCGCAGGCTACCAAGCGTCGGCGTCGATCCGGGTCGACGCCGGCGACGAAACCCAAGAACTCGTGTTGAACTCGACCGTCGACAACGACGCCGGCACCGAGTTCTCCAGACTCGAACTCGCGGGCTCGGTCGAGGTGTATCGCACCGCCAACGGCTCGACGTACACCCGGATCGACGACGGTTCGAACGTCCAGTACGTCGCCAGCCGTCCCGACGCGTACGCGCAGGTGTCGATCGCGCAGTTCGAGTCGACGCTCTCGGCGACCAACCTCACCGCCACGTCGGTCTCGCAGGACGGGTCGGCGACGCTGCTGACCTACACGGGCGACGGCTCCATCGAGGGTAGCGGCGATGTCTCGATCGAACTGGTCGTCGATACGGAGGGCCGCATCCACTCGCTATCGATCGATCAGGGCGCCGATGTCTCGGCCGACTTCGACTTCGAGTACGGCTCCGTGACGGTCGAACAGCCCACTTGGCTCGACGACGCCAAGGCGGCGACCTGACTAGTTGACTGCCCCCAGCCACTGCCTG encodes:
- a CDS encoding cupin domain-containing protein gives rise to the protein MSETDSGRFVAPEDVESQVFDWGVLKWLSTPEVTDGERFSAGVVRLEPGKGHERHTHPDSDEILYVISGSGEQELGDETREIEAGELVFVPEGVEHGTVNTGWETLVLLAVYAPPGPEDVLRDLPDCEIVPPGELPARNRRETDGGESVGSEAEGGGDRP
- a CDS encoding IMP cyclohydrolase; amino-acid sequence: MYVGRFVIIGPSVAAYRVSSRSFPNRKIIERDGALTVVPTEEAAETDNPYVSYNCVRTADDQVVVGNGSHVDPITEKLELGYPARDALAESLLALDYEKDDYDTPRIAGVLASGASEGSSERSSDGVVGEESYIGTVRKDALLVEQVDEPTLVATYEKDSPESFAFDADDAPAAAAAALDLDFEHAVCAAGVERTDEDVRLAIENGE
- a CDS encoding TMEM165/GDT1 family protein, which produces MSDAAWLQVLAVAFVAQLAVLPGEKVQFIIAGLSTRYHPLLVVAAAGSAFAGWTALEVWLGGAITGAVPGIYIDALTAVMFAAFAVMLVRTAPEEDADDAAATSTLTDGGELDVRVPVLGWTVPNVLGGFLPIFAMMAFGEFGDKTQLVTITLATQYPSAPTAIWAGEMLAIIPISLLNAYVFHRFSHRFDLRKAHFVGAALFAFFAADFVMKVAFDVSVWESTIGTIAAAIPA
- a CDS encoding Tm-1-like ATP-binding domain-containing protein, which produces MSVVIVGTLDTKSEEIGFARDVLEEQGLDVHVVDAGVMGEPEFEPDTSAAEVAAAAGTDLETLREDADRGEATAAMGEGAAAVAQELHDEGVLDGVLGLGGSGNTSIATAAMRALPYGVPKLMVSTMASGDIEPYVEARDVTMMYSVADVEGLNQLTRRIISNAALAIVGMVANEPEIETEEKPTVGITMFGVTTPGVQAARERLEDRGYETIVFHATGTGGQAMENLVEQGVIDAVLDVTTTEWADELVGGVLSAGPERLDAAAETGTPQVVSVGALDMVNFGPEDSVPEEFHDRNLHVHNPQVTLMRTTPAECAELGEIIAEKLNAATGPTALALPLNGVSMLSVEGEDFYDPEADAALFDALRESLDDHVELIEVEADINDEAFVDAIVDRLDEYVTAQNTGE
- a CDS encoding homing endonuclease associated repeat-containing protein, which gives rise to MCTRVEDAAPTASRRTFNCDRAATTDVTTERECLDALREAADRLGESPSKAQYERLDVTPSSSTILRHLGGWNEAKERAGLETASSRGPRLDPKPDDVELPDGVEWSELSADQRWHYRHVEWNTERSLRRRDAHRLWANRLQRERGGCARCDEDDPACLDFHHVDETDKEMAVGKMITYGYGKDKLREEIEKCVVLCANCHRKEHYQLPTRSGRTTPDDTDRQRDDTGV
- a CDS encoding metallophosphoesterase family protein, which gives rise to MQVGLLSDIHGNRVALEAVLADMPAVDALACAGDVVGYNPWPGDCVDAMIDPTPLYDAVGRDDLPVDEVPTVMGNHDRAVANETTFRFNGMAAAGVEHAEEELDDEQLAWLAELPDERTEFDGRVKLVHGHPDDPDRYTYPEEFSPRMLGDEDVLVLGHTHVQHVERYGDGIVVNPGSVGQPRDRDPKAAYAVVDLDALTVETHRVEYDIDAVRAAVEDAGLPEKIGSRLKMGR
- a CDS encoding aspartate kinase, coding for MRVVAKFGGTSLGSGDRIDRAADSIAKAVEAGHEIAVVASAMGSTTDELLDEISFETEPADRAEIVSMGERTSVRMLKAALAARGVDAMFLEPGSDLWPVLTDADGEVDVEASRERALEVADQMDGVVPVITGFLAEAHDGSVTTLGRGGSDTTAVMLGQYMKADEVVIVTDVEGVMTGDPRVVEGARNVGEITVDELRNLSFRGAEVVAPSALAYKSGNMSVRVVHYQHGDLLTGGTQIEGQFSSLVDMRDQPLACMTVAGRAIRNSPGVLQELTTALGEAEINVDAVASGMDSVTFYIDESEAEDAEAVLHREVVDQEPLSSVTVDDGVAVIRITGGELPNQPGVLSEIVDPLTAAEINMLDVITSATSVAVFVEWDDREAALEILQNRF